A portion of the Gossypium arboreum isolate Shixiya-1 chromosome 8, ASM2569848v2, whole genome shotgun sequence genome contains these proteins:
- the LOC128296662 gene encoding uncharacterized protein LOC128296662, with the protein MQEQLQEQLAKIQQEMKDQMLEAQRNMMAEIAQLLKGATDKGKALMTITEEDNEDHHPGFTPPHVQTQPEAYPRRLSIRIRPQHGQVDAGIPMNFQTSLGFNPGNNPTNPIIPDLDVAEKEEMILESSRQLEERCKWLEEKFKNMEKKPNESCKQYAQRWREAAMQVQPPLLEKETTMLFINTLKAPFITHMIGSTTKSFADIVMA; encoded by the exons atgcaagagcaattgcAAGAACAATTGGCAAAAATCCAACAAGAGATGAAGGATCAAATGTTGGAGGCccaaaggaatatgatggctgaaataGCTCAGTTGCTGAAAGGGGCAACGGATAAAGGAAAGGCCCTTATGACTATCACTGAAGAGGATAACGAGGATCATCATCCTGGTTTTACTCCACCTCATGTGCAAACTCAACCTGAGGCATATCCTCGAAGGCTGTCCATCAGAataaggcctcaacatgggcaagtCGATGCTGGAATACCCATGAATTTTCAAACTAGCTTGGGATTTAACCCGGGAAATAACCCTACTAATCCAATCATCCCTGATTTAGATGTAGCTGAGAAAGAAGAGATGATACTCGAATCATCAAGGCAATTAGAGGAACGTTGTAAATggttagaggagaaatttaag aacatggaaaagaagcctaATGAGAGCTGTAAGCAATATGCACAGAGGTGGAGGGAGGCTGccatgcaagttcaaccaccgcTCTTGGAGAAAGAAACTACTATGCTATTCATTAACACTTTAAAGGCCCCATTCATTActcatatgattggaagtaccaccaaGAGCTTTGCTGATATAGTTATGGCATGA